The following proteins are encoded in a genomic region of Streptomyces lunaelactis:
- a CDS encoding acyl-CoA dehydrogenase: MGHYKSNLRDIEFNLFEVLGRDKLYGTGPFAEMDVDTAKTILDEVARLAENELAESFADADRNPPVFDPETNTAPVPASFKKSYQAFMDSEYWRLGLPEEIGGTTSPRSLIWSYAELLLGSNPAIWMYSSGPAFAGILFTEGNEAQKKVAEIAVEKQWGSTMVLTEPDAGSDVGAGRTKAVEQEDGSWHIEGVKRFITSGEHDMSENILHYVLARPEGHGPGTKGLSLFLVPKFHFDWETGELGERNGVYATNVEHKMGLKASNTCEMTFGDQHPAKGWLIGDKHDGIRQMFMIIEFARMMVGTKAIATLSTGYLNALEYAKERVQGQDLVNFADKTAPKVTITHHPDVRRALMTQKAYAEGMRALVLYTASVQDEIAVKEAADEDAKALVALNDLLLPIVKGYGSEKSYEQLAQSLQTFGGSGYLQEYPLEQYIRDAKIDTLYEGTTAIQGQDYFFRKIVRDQGQALNSLSEEIKKFLAVGTGGDDLAPARDALAKAAVDLEAIVGTMTNDLIATGEDVRNIYKVGLNTTRLLLASGDVVVGYLLLRGAAVAAEKLPTASAKDVPFYQGKIAAAKFFAANVLPGVSAERALAETVDNSLMELDEAAF, translated from the coding sequence ATGGGGCACTACAAGTCGAATCTCCGCGACATCGAGTTCAACCTCTTCGAGGTCCTCGGGCGCGACAAGCTGTACGGCACCGGCCCGTTCGCGGAGATGGACGTCGACACCGCCAAGACCATCCTCGACGAGGTCGCGCGCCTCGCCGAGAACGAGCTCGCCGAGTCCTTCGCGGACGCCGACCGCAACCCCCCGGTCTTCGACCCGGAGACCAACACCGCGCCCGTCCCCGCGTCCTTCAAGAAGAGCTATCAGGCCTTCATGGACTCCGAGTACTGGCGCCTCGGCCTGCCCGAGGAGATCGGGGGCACCACGTCCCCCCGCTCCCTGATCTGGTCGTACGCGGAGCTGCTGCTCGGCTCGAACCCGGCCATCTGGATGTACTCCTCGGGCCCCGCCTTCGCCGGCATCCTCTTCACCGAGGGCAACGAGGCGCAGAAGAAGGTCGCCGAGATCGCCGTCGAGAAGCAGTGGGGCTCCACCATGGTCCTCACCGAGCCGGACGCCGGCTCGGACGTGGGCGCGGGCCGCACAAAGGCTGTGGAGCAGGAGGACGGCTCCTGGCACATCGAGGGCGTGAAGCGCTTCATCACCTCCGGTGAGCACGACATGTCGGAGAACATCCTTCACTACGTGCTGGCGCGCCCCGAGGGCCACGGCCCGGGCACCAAGGGCCTGTCCCTCTTCCTCGTGCCGAAGTTCCACTTCGACTGGGAGACCGGCGAGCTGGGCGAGCGCAATGGCGTCTACGCCACGAACGTCGAGCACAAGATGGGCCTCAAGGCCTCCAACACCTGCGAGATGACCTTCGGCGACCAGCACCCCGCCAAGGGCTGGCTGATCGGCGACAAGCACGACGGCATCCGCCAGATGTTCATGATCATCGAGTTCGCCCGGATGATGGTCGGCACGAAGGCCATCGCCACCCTCTCCACCGGCTACCTCAACGCGCTGGAGTACGCCAAGGAGCGCGTCCAGGGCCAGGACCTGGTGAACTTCGCGGACAAGACCGCGCCCAAGGTCACCATCACCCACCACCCGGACGTGCGCCGCGCCCTGATGACGCAGAAGGCGTACGCCGAGGGCATGCGCGCCCTCGTGCTGTACACCGCCTCCGTCCAGGACGAGATCGCCGTCAAGGAGGCCGCGGACGAGGACGCCAAGGCGCTCGTCGCCCTGAACGACCTGCTGCTGCCGATCGTGAAGGGCTACGGCTCCGAGAAGTCGTACGAGCAGCTGGCCCAGTCGCTGCAGACCTTCGGCGGCTCCGGCTACCTCCAGGAGTACCCGCTCGAGCAGTACATCCGGGACGCCAAGATCGACACCCTCTACGAGGGCACCACCGCCATCCAGGGCCAGGACTACTTCTTCCGGAAGATCGTCCGCGACCAGGGCCAGGCACTGAACTCCCTCTCCGAGGAGATCAAGAAGTTCCTGGCGGTCGGCACCGGCGGCGACGACCTGGCCCCGGCCCGCGACGCGCTCGCCAAGGCCGCCGTCGACCTCGAGGCGATCGTCGGCACGATGACGAACGACCTCATCGCCACCGGCGAGGACGTCAGGAACATCTACAAGGTGGGCCTCAACACCACCCGCCTGCTGCTGGCCTCGGGCGATGTCGTCGTCGGCTACCTGCTGCTGCGTGGTGCGGCCGTCGCGGCGGAGAAGCTGCCCACGGCGTCCGCCAAGGACGTGCCGTTCTACCAGGGCAAGATCGCGGCCGCGAAGTTCTTCGCCGCCAACGTCCTGCCCGGCGTCTCGGCCGAGCGCGCGCTCGCCGAGACCGTCGACAACTCCCTGATGGAGCTGGACGAGGCGGCGTTCTAG
- a CDS encoding SseB family protein encodes MYGYDQNPGAQQQQYVPQQPSYGEQPLYPEPSPPSLADAVRAFTTVSLSAEDFQQIFATSKVYCPRGDNPGFLALHNTQQPVIPMFTSLKELRRYAGKESKYFVITGAEVIDLLPTGYGFVLDMEGDHRMVFDAKAVEQMVDFAMRRMYG; translated from the coding sequence ATGTACGGCTACGACCAGAATCCGGGCGCCCAGCAGCAGCAGTACGTGCCGCAGCAGCCCTCCTACGGCGAGCAGCCGCTGTACCCCGAGCCGTCGCCGCCCTCCCTCGCCGACGCGGTGCGGGCCTTCACCACCGTGTCGCTCTCCGCCGAGGACTTCCAGCAGATCTTCGCCACCTCGAAGGTCTACTGCCCGCGCGGTGACAACCCCGGCTTCCTGGCGCTGCACAACACTCAGCAGCCGGTCATCCCGATGTTCACCTCGCTCAAGGAGCTGCGCAGGTACGCGGGCAAGGAGTCCAAGTACTTCGTGATCACCGGGGCCGAGGTGATCGACCTGCTGCCGACCGGGTACGGCTTCGTCCTCGACATGGAGGGCGATCACCGGATGGTCTTCGACGCGAAGGCCGTGGAGCAGATGGTCGACTTCGCGATGAGGCGGATGTACGGCTAG
- a CDS encoding pirin family protein: protein MPAVTVENPLTLPRVSAPAEAVPRPVLAVTTAPGGFEGEGFPVRRAFAGINYQHLDPFIMMDQMGEVEYAPGEPKGTPWHPHRGFETVTYLIDGTFVHQDSHGGGGTIRNGDTQWMTAGSGLLHIEAPPESLVMSGGLFHGLQLWVNLPARDKMMDPRYQDIRGGQVQLLTSSDGGALLRIIAGELDGHEGPGITHTPITMIHATLRPGAEVTLPWREDFNGLAYVLAGRGAVGTDRRPVHSGQTAVFGKGSSMTVRADESQDSNAPDLEVVLLGGQPIREPMAHYGPFVMNTREELQQAFDDFQKGLLGTIPSVHGM, encoded by the coding sequence ATGCCTGCAGTGACTGTCGAGAACCCGCTCACCCTGCCGCGCGTCTCCGCGCCGGCCGAGGCCGTGCCGCGCCCCGTGCTCGCCGTGACCACGGCGCCGGGGGGCTTCGAGGGGGAGGGCTTCCCGGTGCGACGCGCGTTCGCCGGGATCAACTACCAGCACCTCGACCCGTTCATCATGATGGACCAGATGGGCGAGGTGGAGTACGCGCCCGGTGAGCCGAAGGGGACCCCGTGGCATCCGCACCGGGGCTTCGAGACAGTCACGTATCTGATCGACGGAACCTTCGTCCACCAGGACAGCCACGGCGGCGGCGGAACCATCCGCAACGGCGACACCCAGTGGATGACGGCGGGCTCCGGCCTGCTGCACATCGAGGCTCCGCCGGAGTCGCTGGTCATGTCCGGCGGTCTCTTCCACGGGCTCCAGCTGTGGGTGAACCTGCCGGCGCGCGACAAGATGATGGACCCCAGGTACCAGGACATCCGCGGCGGCCAGGTCCAGCTGCTGACCTCGTCCGACGGAGGCGCGCTGCTGCGGATCATCGCGGGTGAGCTCGACGGGCACGAGGGTCCCGGCATCACGCACACCCCGATCACGATGATCCACGCGACGCTGCGGCCGGGCGCGGAGGTGACCCTCCCCTGGCGGGAGGACTTCAACGGCCTGGCGTACGTCCTGGCGGGACGCGGCGCGGTCGGTACGGACCGGCGGCCGGTCCACTCCGGCCAGACGGCGGTGTTCGGCAAGGGCTCGTCCATGACGGTACGGGCGGACGAGTCGCAGGACTCCAACGCTCCGGACCTGGAGGTCGTGCTGCTGGGCGGGCAGCCCATCCGTGAACCGATGGCGCACTACGGCCCGTTCGTGATGAACACCCGCGAGGAGCTGCAGCAGGCCTTCGACGACTTCCAGAAGGGTCTGCTGGGCACGATCCCCTCCGTACACGGGATGTGA
- a CDS encoding AI-2E family transporter codes for MQTLLPEHAKRLAAWCTVALLVAGVAAVGVWLVITFKTAVTPVLLAILGTALLGPFYRRLVKMKVQRSLAAGLTCLAVLAVFGGATYIVVSALVETGDQIVASLRQAAEDLARNFGAAGTSLDDLAANAKDLLGKFGGTAASGVISGLSVVGELIATAVLALVLVFFFLRDSDRAAGALRSLAPRATGDVVVAMARRAFEAVEGYMRGTTLIALIDAVCITIGLLILDVPGAVGLGALVFVGAYIPYLGAFISGAVAILVALADRGFVIALWALGVVVAVQLLEGHVLQPMIQSRTVQMHPAVVLLAITAGASVAGILGMLLAVPLTAAVFGVIGELRTRYSPAPEPGSSGAASGASDS; via the coding sequence GTGCAGACCCTTCTTCCCGAGCACGCGAAGCGGCTTGCCGCCTGGTGCACGGTCGCACTGCTGGTGGCGGGGGTGGCTGCGGTCGGGGTGTGGCTGGTCATCACCTTCAAAACGGCGGTCACGCCCGTGCTCCTGGCGATCCTCGGGACCGCACTTCTGGGGCCGTTCTACCGGCGTCTCGTCAAGATGAAGGTGCAGAGGTCCCTCGCCGCCGGGCTCACCTGTCTCGCCGTGCTTGCCGTCTTCGGCGGGGCCACGTACATCGTCGTCAGCGCGCTGGTCGAGACCGGCGACCAGATCGTCGCCTCGCTGCGGCAGGCCGCCGAGGATCTCGCCAGGAACTTCGGGGCCGCCGGGACCTCGTTGGACGATCTCGCGGCCAATGCCAAAGATCTGCTGGGGAAGTTCGGCGGGACCGCCGCGTCCGGGGTGATCAGTGGACTGAGCGTGGTGGGCGAGCTGATCGCCACCGCCGTGCTGGCACTGGTGCTCGTCTTCTTCTTTCTGCGGGACTCGGACAGGGCCGCGGGCGCTCTCCGGTCCCTCGCGCCGCGCGCCACCGGGGACGTCGTGGTGGCCATGGCGCGGCGCGCCTTCGAGGCCGTCGAGGGGTACATGCGCGGAACCACCCTCATCGCGCTCATCGACGCCGTCTGCATCACCATCGGGCTGCTGATCCTCGACGTCCCCGGCGCCGTCGGGCTCGGTGCGCTCGTCTTCGTCGGGGCGTACATCCCCTACCTCGGAGCTTTCATCTCGGGCGCCGTCGCCATCCTCGTCGCCCTCGCCGACCGCGGGTTCGTGATCGCGCTCTGGGCGCTGGGAGTGGTCGTCGCCGTGCAGTTGCTGGAGGGGCATGTGCTCCAGCCGATGATCCAGAGCCGTACGGTGCAGATGCACCCCGCCGTCGTGCTGCTGGCGATCACCGCGGGGGCGTCCGTCGCCGGAATTCTCGGGATGCTCCTAGCCGTACCGCTCACCGCAGCCGTGTTCGGGGTGATCGGCGAGCTGCGTACGCGCTACTCCCCGGCGCCGGAGCCGGGCTCCTCAGGGGCCGCTTCCGGGGCGTCCGACTCGTAG
- the aspS gene encoding aspartate--tRNA ligase yields the protein MHRYRSHTCGELRASDVSSDVRLSGWLHNRRDLGGILFIDLRDHYGITQLVARPGTPAYEALDKVNKESVVRVDGKVVSRGAENINPELPTGEIEVEVSAVELLSASQQLPFQINTDDGVGEERRLEYRFLDLRRERMHRNIMLRSAVIASIRSKMVALGFNEMATPILTATSPEGARDFVVPSRLNPGKFYALPQAPQQFKQLLMISGFDRYFQIAPCFRDEDARADRSPGEFYQLDVEMSFVEQEDVFQPIEKLMTELFEEFGDGRHVTSPFPRIPFRESMLKYGNDKPDLRAKLELVDISDVFDGSEFKAFAGKHVRALPVPDVASQSRKFFDGLGDYAVEHGAKGLAWVRVGEDGSLTGPIAKFLTEENVKVLTERLSLAPGHAIFFGAGDFDEVSKIMGAVRVEAAKRAGHFEEGVFRFCWIVDFPMYEKDEETGKIDFSHNPFSMPQGGLEALETQDPLDILGWQYDIVCNGVELSSGAIRNHEPEIMFKAFEIAGYSKETVEHEFSGMLRAFQFGAPPHGGIAPGVDRIVMLLADEPNIRETIAFPLNGNAQDLMMGAPTELDESRLRELNIALRKPVAKSGD from the coding sequence ATGCATCGGTACAGGTCCCACACCTGCGGCGAGCTCCGCGCCTCTGACGTCTCCTCCGACGTCCGGCTGAGCGGCTGGCTGCACAATCGCCGAGACCTGGGCGGCATCCTCTTCATCGATCTGCGCGACCACTACGGCATTACGCAGCTCGTCGCCCGCCCCGGCACCCCTGCCTACGAGGCGCTCGACAAGGTGAACAAGGAGTCGGTCGTCCGCGTCGACGGCAAGGTCGTCTCCCGCGGCGCCGAGAACATCAACCCCGAGCTGCCCACGGGCGAGATCGAGGTCGAGGTCTCCGCTGTCGAGCTGCTGAGCGCTTCGCAGCAACTGCCGTTCCAGATCAACACGGACGACGGGGTGGGCGAGGAGCGGCGCCTGGAGTACCGCTTCCTCGACCTGCGCCGCGAGCGCATGCACCGCAACATCATGCTGCGCTCGGCCGTCATCGCGTCGATCCGCTCGAAGATGGTCGCGCTCGGCTTCAACGAGATGGCCACCCCGATCCTCACCGCGACCTCCCCCGAGGGCGCGCGCGACTTCGTGGTGCCCTCCCGCCTCAACCCGGGCAAGTTCTACGCGCTGCCGCAGGCCCCGCAGCAGTTCAAGCAGCTGCTGATGATCTCCGGCTTCGACCGCTACTTCCAGATCGCGCCCTGCTTCCGCGACGAGGACGCCCGCGCCGACCGCTCGCCGGGCGAGTTCTACCAGCTCGACGTCGAGATGAGCTTCGTCGAGCAGGAGGACGTCTTCCAGCCGATCGAGAAGCTGATGACCGAGCTCTTCGAGGAGTTCGGCGACGGCCGCCACGTCACGTCGCCCTTCCCGCGGATCCCGTTCCGCGAGTCGATGCTCAAGTACGGCAACGACAAGCCGGACCTGCGCGCCAAGCTGGAGCTCGTCGACATCTCGGACGTCTTCGACGGCTCGGAGTTCAAGGCCTTCGCCGGAAAGCATGTGCGCGCGCTGCCGGTGCCGGACGTCGCCTCGCAGAGCCGCAAGTTCTTCGACGGCCTCGGCGACTACGCCGTAGAGCACGGCGCGAAGGGCCTGGCCTGGGTGCGCGTCGGCGAGGACGGTTCGCTGACGGGCCCGATCGCCAAGTTCCTCACCGAGGAGAACGTCAAGGTTCTCACCGAGCGTCTCTCCCTCGCCCCCGGCCACGCGATCTTCTTCGGCGCGGGCGACTTCGACGAGGTCTCGAAGATCATGGGCGCGGTCCGCGTCGAGGCCGCCAAGCGCGCCGGCCACTTCGAGGAGGGCGTGTTCCGCTTCTGCTGGATCGTCGACTTCCCGATGTACGAGAAGGACGAGGAGACCGGCAAGATCGACTTCTCGCACAACCCGTTCTCGATGCCGCAGGGTGGCCTTGAGGCCCTGGAGACCCAGGACCCGCTGGACATTCTGGGCTGGCAGTACGACATCGTCTGCAACGGCGTCGAGCTGTCCTCGGGCGCGATCCGGAACCACGAGCCCGAGATCATGTTCAAGGCGTTCGAGATCGCGGGGTACTCGAAGGAGACCGTCGAGCACGAGTTCTCGGGCATGCTCCGCGCCTTCCAGTTCGGCGCCCCGCCGCACGGCGGCATCGCCCCGGGTGTCGACCGCATCGTGATGCTGCTGGCCGACGAGCCGAACATCCGCGAGACGATCGCCTTCCCGCTCAACGGCAACGCGCAGGACCTGATGATGGGCGCCCCGACGGAGCTGGACGAGTCGCGGCTGCGCGAGCTGAACATCGCGCTGCGCAAGCCGGTCGCCAAGTCGGGCGACTAG
- a CDS encoding intradiol ring-cleavage dioxygenase: MTDTQEPAHKRDMTRRRFVVAGGAAVAAIGAGGAVVTTASAGQSPGKKPAASGEVCYRLTSETTEGPYYIDADKIRRDITEDRVGIPMTLRLKVIDTDTCKPLAGAAVDVWHCDALGIYSGYEDLSTGGGGGGTPPSGAPTDAPTGTPTGTPPSGGPGGGGGGHEEPTDDKRYLRGTQLTDRNGFVEFRTVFPGWYRGRCVHIHTKVHVGGKLTTTGYEGGHTCHTGQLFFAEEAVLDSAKVAPYSTSTTERTTLDEDTIYPGNGTEGGLLTLKYGKGKIAKGVVATLTMGVDPDETHTGTG, translated from the coding sequence ATGACAGACACCCAGGAACCCGCTCACAAACGGGACATGACGCGACGCCGGTTCGTCGTCGCAGGCGGCGCGGCCGTGGCAGCGATCGGGGCCGGCGGCGCGGTGGTCACCACCGCTTCCGCGGGCCAGAGCCCGGGAAAGAAGCCCGCCGCGTCCGGTGAGGTGTGTTACCGGCTCACCTCGGAGACGACCGAAGGGCCGTACTACATCGACGCGGACAAGATCCGCCGGGACATCACGGAGGACCGCGTCGGCATCCCGATGACCCTCCGGCTGAAGGTGATCGACACCGACACCTGCAAGCCGCTGGCGGGTGCGGCGGTCGACGTCTGGCACTGCGACGCGCTGGGCATCTACTCCGGCTATGAGGATCTCTCCACGGGCGGAGGCGGGGGCGGTACGCCGCCGAGCGGCGCCCCGACGGATGCCCCGACCGGTACCCCGACCGGTACGCCTCCGTCCGGCGGGCCCGGAGGCGGTGGCGGAGGCCACGAGGAGCCCACCGACGACAAGCGGTATCTGCGCGGCACCCAACTGACCGACCGGAACGGCTTCGTGGAGTTCAGGACCGTGTTCCCCGGCTGGTACCGGGGCCGCTGCGTGCACATCCACACCAAGGTGCATGTCGGCGGCAAGCTGACCACGACCGGTTACGAGGGCGGGCACACCTGCCACACCGGTCAGCTCTTCTTCGCCGAGGAGGCCGTACTGGACTCCGCGAAGGTCGCGCCGTACAGCACCAGCACCACCGAGCGCACGACGCTGGACGAGGACACGATCTATCCCGGCAACGGGACCGAGGGCGGTCTGCTGACACTCAAGTACGGCAAGGGGAAGATCGCGAAGGGCGTAGTCGCCACGCTCACCATGGGCGTCGACCCCGACGAGACGCACACCGGCACCGGCTGA
- a CDS encoding DUF2637 domain-containing protein — protein sequence MLSLLIAALTAAIVGMVSVLGGLIAYDPLRTLASPAHGLAGWWPLLVYGPWLVASLSILRAALHRRRAVHSWVVVMLFSAVAMCLCVAHAPRTPIAMAVAGLPPITALISFQQLVLQITLTSPARHAQPRQRHAGGRANYRRTPHRW from the coding sequence GTGCTGAGCCTGCTCATCGCGGCGCTGACCGCGGCCATCGTCGGCATGGTGAGCGTGCTCGGCGGACTGATCGCGTACGATCCGCTGCGCACCCTGGCGTCCCCCGCCCACGGGCTGGCCGGGTGGTGGCCGCTGCTGGTCTACGGGCCGTGGCTGGTGGCGTCGTTGTCCATCCTGCGGGCCGCGCTCCACCGCCGCCGCGCCGTGCACTCCTGGGTCGTGGTGATGCTCTTCTCGGCCGTCGCGATGTGCCTGTGCGTCGCCCACGCACCCAGGACGCCGATCGCGATGGCGGTGGCGGGGCTTCCGCCGATCACCGCCCTGATCTCATTCCAGCAGCTCGTCCTTCAGATCACGCTCACCAGCCCTGCCCGGCACGCCCAGCCGCGCCAGCGGCACGCAGGGGGGCGCGCCAACTACCGGCGCACGCCTCACCGTTGGTAG
- a CDS encoding L,D-transpeptidase family protein: MSLRTGPFPAVALAAASLLLLTGCAGATGRAAPAAEQKSASATASGPAGQPGPQAQIVRAQEIPALGPGTRAQLSPANEQAVVVVGDDADSNQSVAMLYERDPVQGWKPVSDPWPAHNALLGWTDDHRTADHRSPIGVFGLTDAGGKLPDPGTKLPYDEAAAFDAPGTGFEGEPLEGSFDHVVAINYNREPGTTPLDWTRPLGSEKGGGIWIHVDHGGPTQGCVSLPLERMKDLLRWLDPAKQPVVVMGDLASLSR; this comes from the coding sequence ATGTCCCTCCGCACAGGACCGTTCCCGGCGGTCGCACTGGCCGCCGCCAGTCTGCTGCTGCTCACCGGCTGCGCGGGCGCAACCGGCAGGGCGGCGCCCGCGGCCGAGCAGAAATCGGCGAGCGCCACCGCGTCGGGTCCTGCCGGGCAGCCCGGCCCCCAGGCGCAGATCGTCCGGGCGCAGGAGATCCCCGCACTCGGCCCCGGGACCCGCGCCCAGCTCAGCCCGGCGAACGAGCAGGCGGTCGTGGTGGTCGGCGACGACGCCGACTCCAACCAGTCCGTCGCCATGCTCTACGAGCGCGATCCCGTCCAGGGCTGGAAGCCCGTCTCCGATCCATGGCCGGCGCACAACGCGCTCCTCGGCTGGACCGACGACCACCGCACGGCCGACCACCGCTCGCCGATCGGCGTCTTCGGCCTCACGGACGCGGGCGGCAAGCTGCCCGACCCGGGCACGAAGCTCCCGTACGACGAGGCCGCGGCCTTCGATGCGCCCGGCACGGGTTTCGAGGGCGAGCCGCTCGAGGGGTCCTTCGATCATGTCGTGGCCATCAACTACAACCGCGAGCCGGGGACCACCCCGCTGGACTGGACCCGGCCGCTGGGCTCGGAGAAGGGCGGCGGCATCTGGATCCACGTCGACCACGGCGGACCCACACAGGGCTGTGTCTCGCTGCCGCTCGAGCGGATGAAGGACCTGCTACGGTGGCTGGACCCGGCTAAGCAGCCGGTGGTGGTGATGGGCGACCTGGCGTCGCTGAGCCGCTGA
- the metG gene encoding methionine--tRNA ligase, translated as MAATGSEKQGAKAYYVSTPIYYVNDAPHLGHAYTTVAGDVLTRWHRQRGEKVWYLTGTDEHGQKIMRTAEANGVSPQEWCDKLVEEAWKPLWEHLNIANDDFIRTTEKRHTDRVQEFVQDLYDKGEIYKGGYEGPYCVGCEEYKLPGDLIDGEGEYAGQKLCPIHKRPVEILKEENYFFKLSEYGPKLLEFYEANPGFIQPESARNEVVNFAKQGLQDLSISRSTFDWGVPVPWDEKHVIYVWIDALLNYATAVGYNENPAKFEETFPANVHLIGKDILRFHAIIWPAMLMANDLPVPGRVACNGWLMVGGEKMSKSNLTGIKPQDLTSHFGVDAYRWYFLRAISFGQDGSFSWEDFTARYTSELANDYGNLASRVAAMVGKYFGGALPEATASGEAEKAVQAGMAKAAAEADRKIGEELDFQGGILAVLDFVKQVNGYITEQEPWKVAKDESPEGQARLATILYTAAESLRAVAVLLNPVMPVTSQALWDSLGAEAPLGALADQRVQRAGEWGGLPAGVTVTKGAVLFPRLEELKKD; from the coding sequence ATGGCGGCCACTGGATCCGAGAAGCAGGGGGCGAAGGCGTACTACGTCTCGACCCCCATTTACTACGTCAACGACGCTCCTCACCTGGGCCACGCCTACACGACCGTCGCAGGCGACGTGCTCACCCGCTGGCACCGCCAGCGTGGCGAGAAGGTGTGGTACCTCACCGGCACGGACGAGCACGGTCAGAAGATCATGCGCACTGCCGAGGCGAACGGCGTCAGCCCGCAGGAGTGGTGCGACAAGCTCGTCGAGGAGGCCTGGAAGCCCCTCTGGGAGCACCTGAACATCGCGAACGACGACTTCATCCGTACGACGGAGAAGCGGCACACGGACCGTGTGCAGGAGTTCGTGCAGGACCTGTACGACAAGGGCGAGATCTACAAGGGCGGGTACGAAGGCCCGTACTGCGTGGGCTGTGAGGAGTACAAGCTCCCCGGCGATCTGATCGACGGCGAGGGCGAGTACGCCGGGCAGAAACTCTGCCCGATCCACAAGAGGCCGGTGGAGATCCTCAAGGAGGAGAACTACTTCTTCAAGCTCAGCGAGTACGGTCCGAAGCTGCTGGAGTTCTACGAGGCCAACCCCGGCTTCATCCAGCCCGAGTCCGCCCGCAACGAGGTCGTGAACTTCGCCAAGCAGGGCCTGCAGGACCTGTCGATCTCGCGCTCGACCTTCGACTGGGGCGTCCCGGTGCCGTGGGACGAGAAGCACGTCATCTACGTGTGGATCGACGCGCTGCTGAACTACGCGACGGCCGTCGGCTACAACGAGAACCCGGCGAAGTTCGAGGAGACCTTCCCGGCGAACGTGCACCTGATCGGCAAGGACATCCTGCGCTTCCACGCGATCATCTGGCCGGCGATGCTGATGGCGAACGACCTGCCGGTGCCCGGCAGGGTCGCGTGCAACGGCTGGCTGATGGTCGGCGGCGAGAAGATGTCGAAGTCGAACCTGACGGGCATCAAGCCGCAGGACCTGACCTCGCACTTCGGCGTGGACGCCTACCGCTGGTACTTCCTGCGCGCCATCTCGTTCGGGCAGGACGGCTCGTTCTCCTGGGAGGACTTCACCGCCCGCTACACCAGCGAGCTCGCCAACGACTACGGCAACCTCGCCTCGCGCGTCGCTGCCATGGTCGGCAAGTACTTCGGCGGCGCGCTGCCGGAGGCGACGGCGTCCGGCGAGGCCGAGAAGGCGGTGCAGGCCGGCATGGCCAAGGCGGCCGCCGAGGCCGACCGGAAGATCGGCGAGGAGCTGGACTTCCAGGGCGGCATCCTGGCGGTCCTCGACTTCGTGAAGCAGGTCAACGGCTACATCACGGAGCAGGAGCCGTGGAAGGTCGCGAAGGACGAATCGCCGGAGGGGCAGGCGCGTCTCGCGACGATCCTCTACACGGCCGCGGAGTCGCTGCGCGCGGTCGCGGTACTGCTCAACCCTGTAATGCCGGTGACCTCGCAGGCCCTGTGGGACTCGCTCGGCGCGGAGGCCCCGCTGGGCGCCCTCGCGGACCAGCGGGTCCAGCGCGCGGGCGAGTGGGGCGGGCTCCCGGCGGGTGTGACGGTGACGAAGGGCGCGGTGCTGTTCCCGCGGCTGGAGGAGCTGAAGAAGGACTAG
- a CDS encoding response regulator transcription factor, which produces MRVLVAEDEEVLAELVATGLRRAGFAVDTVYSGDAALAYLGLNDYDVVVLDRDLPRVHGDEVARELVASASRTRILMLTASASMEDRVEGLDLGADDYLGKPFEFPELVSRVRALRRRSARPVPPLLERHGVRLDTVRRTVTRDGRELGLSPKEFSVLQILLEADGATVSAEELLERAWDAHADPFTGAVRVCMSKLRSKLGEPALIRTVQGVGYVL; this is translated from the coding sequence ATGCGGGTACTGGTCGCCGAGGACGAGGAAGTACTGGCCGAGCTGGTCGCCACCGGGCTGCGGCGGGCCGGATTCGCCGTCGACACCGTGTACAGCGGCGACGCCGCCCTCGCGTATCTGGGGCTGAACGACTACGACGTGGTCGTTCTCGACCGCGATCTGCCGCGGGTCCACGGGGACGAGGTGGCGCGCGAACTCGTCGCCTCCGCGTCCCGCACCAGGATCCTGATGCTCACCGCTTCCGCGTCCATGGAGGACCGGGTGGAGGGTCTGGACCTGGGCGCGGACGACTATCTGGGCAAGCCCTTCGAATTCCCCGAGCTGGTCTCGCGGGTGCGCGCCCTGCGGCGGCGCAGCGCCCGGCCGGTACCGCCGTTGCTCGAGCGGCACGGGGTGCGGCTGGACACGGTGCGGCGGACGGTGACGCGGGACGGGCGGGAGCTCGGCCTGTCCCCGAAGGAGTTCTCCGTACTGCAGATCCTGCTGGAGGCCGACGGGGCGACGGTCTCGGCGGAGGAGCTGCTGGAGCGCGCCTGGGACGCGCACGCGGATCCGTTCACGGGCGCGGTGCGGGTGTGCATGAGCAAGCTGCGGTCGAAGCTGGGGGAGCCGGCGCTGATCCGTACGGTGCAGGGTGTGGGGTACGTGCTGTGA